From the Canis lupus baileyi chromosome 37, mCanLup2.hap1, whole genome shotgun sequence genome, one window contains:
- the LOC140626369 gene encoding large ribosomal subunit protein eL39 isoform X2 translates to MSSHKTFRIKRFLAKKQKQNRPIPQWIRMKTGNKIRYNSKRRHWRRTKLGL, encoded by the coding sequence ATGTCTTCTCACAAGACTTTCAGAATCAAGCGATTcctggccaagaaacaaaagcagaatcgtCCCATTCCCCAGTGGATTCGgatgaaaactggtaataaaatcagGTACAACTCCAAGAGGAGGCACTGGAGAAGAACCAAGCTGGGTCTATGA